The following DNA comes from Anopheles coustani chromosome 2, idAnoCousDA_361_x.2, whole genome shotgun sequence.
GACACAAAacgttattttttctttgccccTTTCGACTTCGGCAGATCTCCATCAGCTGAACTCGGAAACTGGTTTGGGCGagcatttgtttgtgtttttatttttgttttggtttccctCGTTTGATCGGTCCATCTCAAATTTTGCCGGGATCTTAACCAGTGTCCGTAGATGGTCAATTTCAACGTGAAGAAAGTTACCTTTCTACCTAAATTAAGTCAGAAacgatttaatttcctttgaaCGGGAAGTAAAAGGTCagtatggcaccgaataagggTAACCATAGCCATGAAGGTATTGAAATTTGGCTTATGCTTAAATATCACCATATAGGGTCGATATCCCAAAACTGAAGATtacgagaaaaaggaaataactTAAATACCATGAGGTATCCTCGAGTgggataaattttaaattaaaaagtactttctacTCAACACATCGGAGCTTAGCGTCTGTCATCCAGTGTCCGGTTGTTCGGGATCAACGCCCTTCTCAATTCACCATAATTGCATGCGCAAATCAAGCCAGTTTCCAGCCAGGCTCCATTCTGCTCCATGGCAGCAACCCATGGGGTGCCAAAGCGCCGGGTccggttttccttctttgtgGGTCTTGCTTCTTCTATTGTTTTCCGCCGTCTTAAACAAACGAGTGGTCAGAATATGAGCCGACCTATAGGCCCTGCCATCTCCAGCCTGCGCGCTATAAGAGAGCTTTCGCCGGCTGCGCTTAGTTCAGTCGCCATCTGGCCGTTACGCGGGTCGCTGCAAACGACTCCACACCGATCGTCAACGCAATGGGTCGAGAAGTAGTTAGAACTAATCGCGTGGTGGTTTGGCTAGTGGTGGTGCTGATAGCCGCGGCCACCGCCAGCGATCCCGAGCTGGAACAGAACGAGCTGGCCGCAGGGCGATACGTGGCCGACCTGGAGCAGGAGATACTGACCCGCAATAACAATGCGACCGAGCTTTCGTGGGCCTACGAGTCGAACATCAGCGAGGAGGCCCTCAAACGCCGCAACGAGGGTGCCACGCGAAACGCGAACTTTTTCAAGGTGCGAATAGGCGATAAGCATAACCAAGCAACAAGAGTAAACCACAAAGTGGGTAGGCGGAACGCCCCGTTGTAAATTGTGCCGCGTAATGGTGTAGATAGTTTGTATGCATGTCATTAGCGAGTTTCGTTCTGGCGCGCACGGTCTAGCCCTGAGAGTGTGTCGCGTGAATCCCGGTCAACGGTGTGCGCGTCCGTTAGTGTCCGCAAGGTTTTCTGGCTGATGAAGGCCGATTCTATCGTGAGTAGGCATGCGGAACGATGCGTACCATTTACGACCCATTACTTTGtggattttaattgaattgacGCGATTTGTACTTCGTCGCTGAACCAGCAAGTTTctgtaaaacaaattgaatagTGTCGGATTCAACATTGAACAGTATGAAACTGCATTTTCCATCGGGATCCAACCagtattttcaatgttttatacCATCAATAGTCAATATCCGACACACCGGTGATAACCACATCAAACCGGTTCCGGTGTGCGATATTTATTGGTTCCGTATTACGACGATAACGATCAACAAGCGTGGGTAAACAGTGTTCAACCCCGTCCGCGGAAGATCTTGTTGCCGGTCGGTTGATCGCATCGATACGAGATGATAATTGGCCCCACTCGTTCCCACTCCACATAGAGGGAAGATGCCCTGCGCGATGCTGAAACCCGACGATTaagtgctaccggacttgtcCACTTCCTTTCACCATTAATGAACGCTGCTGCTGAAAACAGTCGGTGATAAATTTGGTGCTCTGACTAATCCTCATCAAACCCGTGTAAGAGGCCGATTACGGTATTCAAAAGCATGTGTAGCGCAAGGTCTGGGGAGTGGGGTATTGTTAGGGGGAGGTTGTTTTTCCCACCGCTTCCACAAAACAGTGTGCACATGTTTGGCCCGCCGTCCATTGTTTGCTGGATGGACGGATTTTGTTGGTACGGGTtgcatcaatttttttttttttaagagtAAGCATCATCTTCTTCTCATTTCATGTGGCACGTGATGGTTCAGATTCGAGCCCGAACGATCTCTATATCAGCCGGCCATGGTCGAACAACCGAGTACAATTCATTCGTCGATCGTCGACGAATGTGAGTGGTACGGATTTTCTACAATTGCGGTCGGATCTCACGGTTCTGAATTATGTGGTTCAGGTTTTGGTTAAGCGTAGTGTTGCTCGCAGAATGGGCCGGCACCCGTACAGTGTCCCCCAACGATCGTATTCTGTCCTATCtagccacgatcgaaccgCAAGTTTTGCAACGGACAAACGATGAGATGGTTGCGTCGTGGGAGTACGAATCGAACATAACCGAATACACGGCCGAGTTGTCGATGAAAGTGGCCCTGGATAATGCGCGCTTTTGGAAGGTGCTAACGAGGCGCTAAGTGACAGTTTGATCCCTCTTTGCTCTCCCTGATTCCTCTTTGCTATCTCAACGTTTTGCAGGAAGTGGCCCGCGAGCTTCGCCAGTACGACTACAACAGCTTCAAGGATGCCGATCTGAAGCGACGCATCAAGAAGCTAACCGACTTGGGTTACGCGGCCTTGGATGAGGCGAAGTTTACCCAGCTCGTCGATGCGATCTCGCGTATGCAGGAGAACTACGCCACGGCCAAGGTATGCCAGTATCGGAACGAAACGAACTGCAACTTCAGCCTTGAGCCGGAGCTTACAGAAACGCTGGCGAAAAGCCGTGACCCGGAGGAGCTCAAGCATTATTGGGTGCAGTGGCACGATGCCGCCGGTAAACCGGTGCGAAAGGATTTCGATGAGTACGTCACCTTGAACCGAGAGGCGGCGAAGTTGAACAGTAAGTATGACTTCGAACGTGTGATTGCGTATTCCGTTATCTCACAAGCGTTATGTTTTTTCCACAGATTTCACCTCGGGGGCTGAATATTGGCTCGATGCCTACGAGGACGATTCGTTCGAGGCCCAGGTTGATGCTGCGATCGAACAAATCAGACCTCTGTACGAACAGATCCACGCATACGTTCGGTACAAGCTGCGCAAGCATTACGGCAGTGAGATTGTGTCGGAAAAGGGATCCATTCCTATCCATCTGCTCGGAAACATGTGGGGACAGACGTGGGACAACATTGCCGACATTACCACGCCGTTCCCCAACAAGGTGCTGCTCGATGTGACGGACGAGATGGTTCGCCAGGGCTATACGGCGGTGAAAATGTTTGAGATGGGTGACGAGTTTTTCCAGTCGATGAACATGACCAAACTTCCTCCGTAAGAAAATGATTAACATATACTTTGTGCGACATTCTACTAATGATTTAAACCTGTTACTCATTCGTATAGAACCTTCTGGGAGAAGAGTGTCCTCGAGAAGCCGAACGATGGCCGTGAGCTAGTCTGTCATGCCAGTGCGTGGGATTTCTACAAGAAGGATGACGTTCGCATCAAACAATGTACTCGCATCAACATGGAGGACTTTTTCACCGTTCATCACGAGCTGGGACACATTCAGTACTACTTGCAGTACCAGCATCAGCCGAGTGTTTACCGCGAAGGAGCCAACCCTGGATTCCATGAGGCCGTCGGTG
Coding sequences within:
- the LOC131262787 gene encoding angiotensin-converting enzyme-like, whose product is MQENYATAKVCQYRNETNCNFSLEPELTETLAKSRDPEELKHYWVQWHDAAGKPVRKDFDEYVTLNREAAKLNNFTSGAEYWLDAYEDDSFEAQVDAAIEQIRPLYEQIHAYVRYKLRKHYGSEIVSEKGSIPIHLLGNMWGQTWDNIADITTPFPNKVLLDVTDEMVRQGYTAVKMFEMGDEFFQSMNMTKLPPTFWEKSVLEKPNDGRELVCHASAWDFYKKDDVRIKQCTRINMEDFFTVHHELGHIQYYLQYQHQPSVYREGANPGFHEAVGDVLSLSVSTPKHLEKIGLLKDFVLDEESKLNQFYQAGLSKLVFLPFAYTLDKYRWEIFRGDVKPENYNCKFWEMRSKYSGVEPPVVRSESDFDAAAKYHVSADVEYLRYFVSYIVQFQFHRAACEKAGEYVKGDPEKTLNNCDIYQSTAAGNALKAMLAMGSSKPWPDAMEVLTGQRKMSADALIEYFKPLYDWLVKENKALGAYIGWEENLKCK